The Rhodanobacteraceae bacterium genomic sequence CGCATGCTGCTGGAAACCATGTACCGCGCCGCGCCGGACGGCCTCGCCGGCAACGAGGACTGCGGACAGATGAGCGCGTGGTACGTGCTGGGTGCACTGGGTTTTTATCCGGTCGATCCGGTCAGCACCAACTGGGTGTTCGGCAGTCCGCTGGTCGAGCACGCGGAGATCGACGTCGGCGGCGGCCGGAAACTCATGGTCGAAGCGCGCGGCAACGGCAAGGGCAAACCTTACATCCAGTCGGTGACATGGAACGGCAAGTCGTGGACGAAGAGCTGGATCGCCCACGCCGATCTCGCGAAAGGCGGCACGCTGGTGTTCGAAATGGGCGACACGCCGAACAAGCAATTCGGCACGGCATTGGAGGATCGGCCGCCGTCGTTTGGACAGCCCGCCGCGAAAGAAGATTTGTAGCGAGTGCCGTTTTCGCTCGTCATTCCCGCGAAGGCGGGAATCCGGTGTCTTTTCGAAACACGGTACAAAGGCACTGGGTTCCGGATATCGCTTCGCGATTCCGGAATGACGAGTGGAGGAACGAAGTCGCTTCCGAATGCGAGTCAATCAGCGCGTGCGGCAGCCTCGATCTCCATCGCCGCGGCACCGAACACGCCCAACTGCCCGTGTTCGATCAACCGCACCGGTACCGCCGCCAGGAATTCGCGCATCACGCCCTTGTTGAGGAAGCGCGTGCGGAATTCGCTCGCCAGCAGGAAGTCGCTGATGTGCGGCAGGATGCCGCCGGCAAGGTACACGCCACCGTCCGCCTTGAACATGATCGCGAGGTCGCCCGCGAAACTGCCGAGCATCCCGCAGAACATCGACAGCGCTTCGCACGCGAGCGGGTCGTCGCCTTGCAATGCCGCGGCGCTGACTTGCTGGGGACCCGCGTGCGTTGCCGCGGCGCCTTCGATTTCCGCCAGCGCCCGATACAGGTTCAGCAAGCCGGGTCCCGACAACACGAGGCCGGTGTGTACGTAATCGCGATCGCGTCCGAGCCGACGCAGCACCTCGATCTCGCGATCGTTGCCGGGCGCCAGCGCCACGTGGCCGGCTTCGCTCGGCATCACCAGCGGCGCGTCGCCGTTCGGCAACAGCACCGCGCAGCCGAGTCCGGTCCCCGGTCCCACCACCACGGTCGGTCCGGCCATGCCCTGGGCCTCGATCACCGCGATGCTGTCTTGCGTGGAAAGGAACCGGGTGCCGCAGGCCAGTGCCTCGAAGTCGTTGACGATATCGAGCCGATCCAGTTGCAGGCACTCGCGCAATTCGGAAATCCGCACCGGCCAGCGCAGGTTTTCGGAAACGAGTTCATCGTCGCGCAGGTAACCGGCCACCGCCAGCGCGCAGCGTGCGATGTGGCCACGGTCGGGATGGTGCGACAGGAAGTCCTGCAGGATTTCCCCGAGCCCCGGCCATTTTGCGCATTCGTAGACATGCCGTGCCAGCATTTCGAGCGGCGGCTGTGCGCCCGCGCGTGCCCGCAACAGGCCGATGCGCGCGTGCGTCCCGCCGACGTCGGCCGCGAGCACGAGGGTCGTGGCGTCGCCGTGGCGGTCATGCCGCTGCGGTTGCCGCATTGCGACAGGATCTTCACCGCGGAAGGCGATCTTGTTCTCGTGTTTCATCGGTGAATTGTATATGCATATACGAACATGGGCATAATGACGTCCGGACAATCGAAGCAGCGTACCGGCATGGGCGATCAGAAACGTGACGGCGTTCCGTCCCCGGCCGATGGCGGCATGCGGCGCCGCGACTTCCTGCGCCTGAGTGTGCTGGCGCCGTTGTCTGCGTTGGCCGCGTGCGCGGAGGTGACGCTACCTGCGCCGCTTGCGCGCGCCGACATCGTGCCCGATGGGCGACCGCATCGCTTCCAGCTTGCCGGGCGGCAATTCATGCTGGACGCCACGCCGTTCATCCTTCGCAGCGGCGAAATGCACCCGATCCGGATTCCGCGCGAATACTGGCGGCAGCGCATTCTGATGGCGAAGGCGATGGGGCTCAACACCATCTCGCTGTACGTGATGTGGAATGCGCTGGAAAGCGAGCCGGGGGTGTTCCACCTCACCACGGGCCGCCGCGACTTCGCGCGCTTCATCCGGATCTGCCAGGAAGAAGGCATGTGGGTGTACCTGCGGCCCGGGCCGTACATCTGCGGCGAATGGGATTTCGGTGGACTGCCGCCGTACCTGCTGCGGCACCCGCACATCCGGGTGCGCGACAAGGACGATGTGGATTACATGGCAGCGGTACGCCGCTACATCGCGGCGATCGCACCGGTCGTGCAGCCGCTGATGGTGGAGAATGGTGGTCCGATCCTGATGCTGCAGATCGAAAACGAATACGCATCGTTCGGACAGGATCTAGCTTATCTCGAAGTGCTGCGCGACTTGTGGCGGCAACACGGCATCGACGGACCGTTCTCGATTTCCGACGGTCTCGATCAGGTGCGCAAGGCACACACGTATCTTCCGGGCGCGGCGCTCGGACTCGATGGCGACACCGATTTCACGACGGCGCAGGACATCGCCGGCGAAATGCCGGTGTGGATGGGCGAAGGCTATCCGGGCTGGCTCACGCACTGGGGCGACAAGGATTTCGCGCGCGGCGACTTCGCGGCGACGCTGCGCAAGCTGCTCGATGAGGACCGCTCGTTCAACCTGTACGTCGTCCACGGCGGCACCAACTTTGGTTTCGGCGCAGGCGCCAACGCGCACGGCGACTATTCGCACTTCCAGCCGGTGATCACCAGTTACGACTACGGTGCGCCGATCGACGAACGCGGTGCTGCGACGCCGGACTATTACACGTTCCGCGCGATGCTTGCGGCGCATGCAAAACGGCCGCTGCCCGATGTGCCCGAGCCACCGCCAACCGTTTCGTTCGCGCCGTTCACGCCCACGCCGTTCGCGTCACTGTGGGACAACCTGCCACGCGCGAAGCGCGTGGAGCGTCCGCAAGGCAACGAGCTGCTGTTCGGCCAAGGCCATGGCATGGTCGTGTATCGCCGGCGCATCCGCGGAGGCGGCAAGCTTGCGATCGATGGCGTGCACGATTACGCGCTGGTGTTCAAAGGCGACTGCTTTGTCGACTACATCTCACGCGTCGAACATCCGCCGCAGCATTCGAACCCGCGCATCGCATTGTCCGCAGGCAGCGTGGACGCAACACTGGAAATCCTCGTCGACAGTTTCGGACACGTCGGTTACGGTCACGCGATGGCCGATCGCAAGGGCATCGTGGGCGAAGTGCGATTGGGGGACAAGGTTCTACAGGGATGGGACGTCTTCAGCCTGCCGCTCGACGATGCATGGCTCGCCACATTGAAACCCCTGCGCAGCGCACCTACGCGACCCGGGGTGTTCTTCAAGGCATCACTGCGGTTGGACCAGCCCGGCGATTGCTACCTCGACATGGCCGGCTGGGACAAGGGCTACGTGTGGATCAACGGCCACCTGCTCGGCCGCTACTGGCGCATCGGCCCGCAGCAACGCCTGTTCTGTCCGGCGTCGTTCTGGCGGCACGGCGACAACGAGATCCTGGTGCTGGACCTGCACCGCACCGAACCGGCGCCGATCGGCAGCGTGCTGACGCTTTCCGGCACGCGTTGACGAAACAGTCCGCGGGTGCGGGGCTTGTCGCGCGCGATCAAAACTCCACCCGCGCGCCAATCTCCACCAGCTGCCGCGGCGGAATGTGGAAATAGGTGGTTGCCGGGGTCGCATTGCGCACGAAGTACGCGAACAGCGCCTTGCGCCAGCGCATCATCTTGCGCTTGTCGTCCGGCACCACCTCGTCGCGTCCCAGGAAATACACGAGCTTGTCCGGTTCGGCCGTGGGGTCGAGCCCCAGTTTCGCCAGTCGCGCGGGCACGTCGGGTTCCTCGGCAAAACCGAAGCGCATTTCCACGCGCCAGAACCCGCCGCCCAGCCGCTCCAGCTTGCAGGCCTCGCGCTCGCCCGCGCGCGGGGTATCCAGCCCTTCCACGTGCAGGATCAGGTTGCGTTCGTGCAACACCTGGTTGCAACGCAGGTTGTGCAGCAACGCCTGCGGAACCCAGCGCGTGTCACCGGTCAGGAACACCGCCGTGGCCTGCACGCGTTGCGGCGGCGGATCGGCGCGCACCCGCGCGACGAACTCGTCGAGCTTCTCGCCTTCGGCGTGGATCTGCGCCTGCAGCAGGATGCGGCCGCGCCACCACGTGGTCATCAGCAGCATTGCCACCGCCGCCAGCGCCAGCGGAAACCAGCCGCCGTCCACGATCTTCAGCGTGTTGGCCGCCACGAACGCGGCGTCGATCACCACGAACACCGCCGCGAACGCGATCAGCCGAGGCAGTCCCCACTTCCACTTGCAACGCGCCACCACCAGCATCAGCAGGCTGGTCAGCAGCATCGTGCCGCTCACCGCGATGCCGTAAGCGCCGGCCAGATGCTGCGCGGAACGAAAACCCAGCGCCGCGCCCAGCACCGCGATCAGCAGCAGCACGTTGATGGTGGGCATGTAGATCTGGCCTTCCACGCCGGACGAGGTGTGCAGCACCCGCGCGCGCGGCAGAAAACCCAACTGGATGCCCTGGCGCACCATCGAATAGGTGCCGGAGATCACCGCCTGCGACGCGATCACGGTGGCGCACGCGGCCAGCACGATCATCGGATACAGCAATGCGTGCGGCACCATGTGGTAGAACGGATTGCCGGCGGCCTGCGGCTGGTCCAGCAATAGCGCGCCTTGGCCGAAATAGTTCAGCACCAGCGCCGGCAGCGCCAGCCCCAGCCATGCGATGCGGATCGGCCGCGCGCCGAAATGGCCGATGTCCGCATACAGCGCCTCGGCGCCGGTCAGCACCAGCACTACCGCGCCCAGCGACGCGAAGCCCCTGAATCCGTTGTGCAGCAGGTACAGCACCGCGTATTGCGGACTGATCGCCGCGAACACCTCCGGGTGGTGGATGATCGCGTGCACGCCGAGCGCGGCGATCGCGAGCAGCCACAGGCCCATCACCGGGCCGAACAGGCTGCCGACCAGCGCGCTGCCGCGCTTCTCCAGCACGAACAGCGCGATCAGGATCACGACCGCGATCGGTAGCACGTAGTGTTTCAGACCGGGCGCGGCCAGGTGCAAACCCTCGACCGCCGAAAGCACCGAGATCGCGGGCGTGATCACGCTGTCGCCGAAGAACAACGCGACGCCGAGCAATCCCGCCATCACCACCACCCAGCGCACGCGCCGGCCGCGCTGGACCGCGCCGCGCGCCAGCGCGGTCAACGCCATCATGCCGCCTTCGCCGTCGTTGTCGGCGCGCATCACGAAGCACACGTACTTGCCCGTGACCATCAGCAGCAGCGCCCACAGGACCAGCGACAGCAGCCCCAGGATGTTGTCGCGCTGCGGCGTGATGCCCTGGTCGCCGAACGCCGTCTGCAACGAATACAGCGGGCTGGTCGCGAGATCGCCGAACACCACGCCGAGCGCGGTCAGCGCGAGCATCGGCAGCGGAGGCTTCCCGACCTTGCCCGCGGATGCGCTGGCTTCTTCGGAGGGTTTTTCGGCTTCCATGTGTGGCCATTGCAACGGGGACATGGAATGGTGATCGACGCAATGTGAATGGCGCGTTCCTGGTGGTCGAGCGGAGCATCCATCTGCATGCGTCAGCCGGCGTGCATGGATTCCGCGTCATCCCACTGCCGAATGAATCGCGACGTCGATCAGTAGCTCACCATGCCGCGTTCGCGTCCCCACACGACGGCGGCACTGCGGCGGTTCACTCCGATCTTCCCGTACAGCGTTGCGACGTGGTTGCGCACCGTGTTGCGCGAGAGCTTGAGTGCCGCGGCGATCTCGGCGTCGCTGAGGCCCTTGCAGATCAAGCCCAGAACGTCCTTCTCGCGCGGCGTCAGGGTAGCCAGTTCCGCCTTGGCGCCGCTGCCGTCGGGCCTGCGGAGCTGCGCCAGCTTTTCCATGACCGTATGGCTGAACCAGGACGTGTCCTTCATCACCGCTTCGATCGCGGAGACCAGGTCCATCTCCGAGCGCTTGCGCTCGGTGATGTCCTGGATGACGCACAGGACGCACGGCTCGCCCTGGATCATCACGGTGTCCGCCGAGAGCAGACAGTCGATGATGGCGCCCTCGCGGGTCCGGACGGGCAGTTCCTCGTTCCGGATGTCCTCGCGCCGGTTCAGGCGCGCCACCAGCGCGCGCATGGCCGCGACGTCGCCCGACAACCCGATGTCCTCGACCGTGCGTCCCTGCAAATCCGCGATGGCGTAGCCGGTGATGGCCGTGAAGGCGTCGTTGATCGTGAGGGCGCGCATGTCGCGCAGCGCGAACACGATCATGGGAACCGGGGCCAGCCGGAACGCCTTGGAAAACCGCTCCTCGCTCTCGCGCAGCGACATCTCGGCGCGCTTGCGCGCTTCGAGGTCGATGAAGGTGAACAACATGCATTGCTCGTCGCCGACCTCGATCGGCTGGCCCGCGACGATGACGAACTTCTGCTTGCCGTCCGCCTGCCTGATCACGGCTTCCTGCTGCGGAATGGTGAGCCATCCGCGCAGGCTGCGGATCGCCTCTTCGCGGTTCTCGGCGTGATCGAGCACGTCCAGTTCCCGGAATCGGCGATCGATGACCTGATCGCGCTCGTACCCCGTCATCGTCAGGAAGCCGGGATTCGTCTTGATGTAGCGCAGGTCGCGCAAGCGGCAGATCACGGCGGGCGCGGGATTCGCCGCGAAGGTGCGCTCGAACCGCTCCTCGGCGCTGAATCGTTCGGTGACGTCCTTGATCACCAGCGCCAGCGATTCCACCTCGCCGTTGGCATTGGTCAACGCCATGCCGCGGACCTGCTGCGTGCTGTGGAAATCCGCGTCGCCCTTTCGGGCGACCTCGACGAGGACGTCGCTGAAGGTTTCCCCGGCCAGCACCCGCTCGATCGGGTATTGCTTCGCCGTCAATCGGTGATTGTTGCGGTACTTCAGCGAAAAACGCTTGCGGTATTGCGTGGCGTTGGCGCCGAGTTCTTCGGCGCGGATGCAGCCGTGCACGGCAATGGCCGCTTCGTTGACCCACACGATCGAACGGTCGGGGTCGAGCAGCATGACGCCATCCGTCAGGCCGGCGATGATTTGCTGCAGTTGCCTGCGGTCAACGGGAGTGCGGGTCAACGGGGGGTTCATGGCGTCTTTCGCCTTGACGGTCTCGAATCAGAATACTCCATGAATGCCATGCGCGACTGGTAGAAAAGTACCAGCGCAAATGGTGCGTCGGTCTCTTCTCCCGGCGCGGGGCGAGGCGTAGCGTCGGCATCGGTCCACACGGACACATGCAACGGAGAGCACATCGATGAACATCGCAGCGCACACGACACCGGAACCGAAACGCCATGAAGAGCCGGGCCGCCGCCCGTCACCCGGGCGTTTCCCCGAACGCCACGACCCGAATCCGGACGGAGATGACGAACAGCCCGCACGCCGCCCGCGCCGGCAAAGGGACGGCGACACCGGACGGCGCCCAAGGGAAAACCCGTCGTCGCCCCGGTGAATCCACGCCGACACAACGCACCCATTTTGTCGAAGGAGGTGGCAATGAAAACGCACGCGACTCTATCCGCGATCGCCGCTGCGGCGACGCTGGGGTTGGGGCTCTTTGCCGGGACCGCGCAGGCCCAAGCCACGCCGCCCGCGGATCACTCGGCGACCGCAGGGCAGGCCGTCAGCGACGCCTGGATCACCACCAAGGTGAAAAGCGAACTTGCGGCCACCAAGGGCGTGAAAAGCATGGACGTGACGGTGAGAACCACCGATGGCGTGGTGACGTTGACCGGAGTCCTCGCGACCAAAACCGATGTCAGGAAAGCTATCGCGGCGGCCAAAAGCGTCAAGGGCGTGAAAGACGTCGACGCCTCCGGCCTGAAAGCCAAGGACTGACCATGGACATGCATTCGTTTCAGGCGGAAGTGCACCAGGCGCTGGGCCGGGACCGGATCCGGGAAGAGTGGAGCGACCTTGGCGGAAGGCTGCGGCGCCGGTGGCGCAAACTCAAGTGGCAGGACGTGCTGCGCCCGGACGGAGACGCCGAGTATCTGGCCGCGCTGCTCGAGGAGCGTTATGGCGTCGATCGGCGGGAGGCGCTGCTGCAGGTGTTCGAGTTCGAGAGCGAGCTGTGATGCTTTTGATGGCACGGCAACGCTGGCACAAGCCGGACGCATCGTCCGGTTGCGAGAGCCGTTCCAACGGAAGGCCACCATCATGCGCGAAGACCTGATCAGTTCGCATTGGTCGCAACTTCGCGGAGCGTTCCGCAAGCGCTGGCCCAGGCTTACCGAACGCGACCTGGCGAGCGATCAGGGCGACATCGGCTATCTCGTCCGCCTCCTGCAGGAACGCTATGGCATCGACCGCTTCGAGGCCTGGCGCCAGGTCCATGAGTTCCAACCCGATCTCTGGTTTTTCGACGCAGGCGACCACGCCGCGGCTGCCGCTTCGTGAAAGGCATGAAGCCGGCATGTTCAGACAACGAAGGAGTTCGACAAGGAGTCACAAGCGCTGCATCGCACGGCAATGGAAGGTCAGGACGCATCGCCGAATGCCATGCGGGCGCGAGGAAACCCCGCCCTCCCTCCGAAAGGGGTTTCCCACCACGGCGACACGGACGTGCCGTGCCGGTTCGGGTCGTTACCCGCCCGACCGGTTCCCGAGGCGCGCGTCGAACGCGCATCGGGTACTCCGGGCAAGCCATGAAGGTTTGCCCGGAGACTTTCCAGTGCCGTTTTCACAAGACGGGATCCCCCGGAGCACGTTCAACGCTCCGGCCCGAAGGTCAACCATGCCCGGAAAAGGAAAACGTTCATGCTGTACTACGCCGTCGTCTTTCTGATCATCGCGATCATCGCCGGATTCTTCGGTTTTTTTGGCGTAGCAGGACTCGCCGCCATGATCGCGAAAGTCCTGTTCGTCATCTTCATCATCTTGTTCGTCGTGTCGCTGATATTCGGACGCCGGCGCATCTGACGCCGCGGCCGTTGCGTGCGTCCGATCGATCCCGTGTGACACACGAACCGGCAATGCAAAGGAGATCGGCATGAAACCAGAAACCCAAAATGACAAGAGCCTGGCCCGTGAGAACGCCGACGCGCGCATCGATCACGCCGCCGAGCGCGCCAGGCAAGGCGCCAGCGACGCGGTCAACTGGACCAGGGACAAGGTCGATACGGCTGCCGATCGCGCCGAGGAGGGTTTGCGCCGCGCCGTGGACGCCGGCGCACACGGTGCACATCGCGTGGCGGACAAAGCCGGCGAATGGCGCGAGCGCGGCGCGGAACTCGCATCCGGCGCCCGCGATCGCGCGGGTCAGGCGCTCGAAAACCTGCGGGCGCGGGTGCGCGAAAAGCCGATGGAATCCGTCGCGTTCGCGCTGGCGGCCGGATGGTTGGCGGGTCGCCTGCTGAAGTCGCGCAACTGACGGCTTGCGAATCGGCACGCCTCCGGCGTTCGCCATGCTGCGAACTTGATGACGTTGTGCAGGCATGCTGCAACCTCCGTCTTGGCCGAGAGCAACCGGATTGTCGCGTGCGAAACGAAAAGCCCGCTGAAGCGGGCTTTTCGATTCCACATGGACGAGACGCTCATCGGCGTACGAGCCTGCGGCTCGCGAGCGCGTCTGCGCGCGATGGTGTCATTTCGTCTCCGGCTCCAGCCCACGATCCTTCTTCATCGCGTCGATGTTGGGTGCGCGACCGCGCCAGTCGGCGTACATCCTGGCGAGGTCTTCGGTGTTGCCGCGCGACAGCACCATCTGGCGGAAGCGGTCGCCGTTCGCACGCGTCAGGCCGCCGTGTTCCTGGAACCACGCGAACGCGTCGTCGGCCAGCATCTGCGTCCACAGGTAGGCGTAGTAGCCGGCGGCGTAGCCGTTGCCCCAGATGTGCAGGAAATAGCTGGAGCGGTAGCGCGGCGGTACGTAGCTCAGGTCGACGTAGTTGTCCTTGAGCGATTTGGCTTCGAACGCATCGACGTCGGTCACCTTGGGCGCGTCGGGCGAAATCGTGTGCCAGGACATGTCGAGCAGTGCCGCCGAGATCAGCTCGGTCATGTCGTAGCCCTTGTTGAAGAGCTGCGAGTTCTTGAGCTTGGCGACCAGCTCCGCGGGCATCGGCGCGCCGGTCTTGTAGTGCTTCGCGTAGTGCGCGAACACCGTGGGATACAGCGCCCAGTGTTCGTTGAACTGCGAGGGGAATTCCACGAAGTCGCGCTGCGGCACGGTGCCCGACAGGCTCGGGTATTCCTGGTCGGCGAACATGCCGTTCAGGGCGTGGCCGAACTCGTGGAACATCGTGGTCACGTCGTCGAACGACAGCAGCGCGGGCTGGCCCGGCGCCGGCTTGGTGAAGTTGGCGACGTTGTAGATCACCGGCTTCAGGCCCAGCAGTCTGGATTGCGTGACGAGGTTGCTCATCCACGCGCCGCCGGCCTTGTTGTCGCGCTTGAAGTAGTCGCAATAGAACAGCGCCAGCGGCTTGCCGTTTGCGTCATACACCTCGAACACGCGCACGTCCGGTTCCCACACCGGGAGATCCTTGCGTTCCTTGAAGGTCAGGCCGTAGAGCTGGTTGGCGGCGTAGAACACGCCGTTCTCCAGCACGTTGTCGAGTTCGAAGTACGGTTTGACCTGCGCGCCGTCGAAGTCGTACCTGGCCTTGCGCACCTGCTCGCCGTAGTAATCCCAGTCCCATGCGGCCAGCTTGAAGCCGGGCTTGCCGGCGGCTGATCGGTCCCTGTCGATCGTGTCCTGGCGATCCTTGCCCTCGGCCTCGGCGCGCGCCACCGCGGGCGGCACCAGCGCATCGAGGAACTTCATCACCGCGGACGGCGTCTTGGCCATCTGGTCTTCCAGCTTCCACGCGGCGTAGTCGGAGAAGCCGAGCAGCTTGGCTTTCTGCGCACGCAGGTAGGCCATTTCCTCGATGGTGGCGCGGGTGTCGTTGGCGTCGCCCTTCTCGGCGCGGTTCCACGAGTGTTCGAACAACTCGTGGCGCACGTTGCGGTTTTCGAGCGAACCGAGATCGGGCTGCTGGGTGGTGTTCTGCAGCGGAATCACCCATTTGCCGGTGAGCCCCCGCGCCTTGGCGGCCTGCGCGGCGGCGTCGATTTCACCGGGCGACAGGCCGGCGAGGTCGGCCTTGTCGTCCACCACCAGCGCGCCGGCCTTGGCCGCGGCCAGCAGCTTGTTCTGGAACTGCGCGCCCAGCGTGGAAAGCTGCTCGTTGTAGTGCTTCAGCTTGGCCTTGTCGGCGGCCGAGAGCCTGGCGCCGTTGTGCACGAACTGCTGATAGTCGAATTGCAGCAGGCGCGCGGATTCGGGATCGAGCTTCAGCGTGTCGCGCTCGTCGTAGAGTTTCTGGATGCGCGCGAACAGTTTCGGGTTGAGGTAGATCGCGTCCTGGTGCGCGGCGAGCTTGGGCGCTTCGACTTCCTGCACCTTCTGGATGGTCGGGTTGGTGTCGGCCCCGGCCAGCAGATCGAACACCGCCATCACGCGGTTCAGCATCGTGCCGGTCTTTTCCATCGCGACGATGGTGTTGTCGAAGGTGGGTGGCGCCGGGTTGTCGGCGATCTTCAGGACTTCGGCCAGTTGCAGCTTCATGCCCTCCTCGATCGCGGGCTGGAAGTCGGCATTCTTGATCTTGCTGAAATCGGGGGTCTCGAACGGCAGCGTCGAGGCCTTGTAGAACGGATTGGCGGCGATGTTGCCGGATGCGTGCGCAGCGCTGCGCGCGGGGGCGGCCTGCGCGTTCATGCCGACCGCTCCGGCGAGCAGGGCGCAACAGGCGACGGAAAGGATCCGGGTACGGAAAACGGACATGACAATACTCCTGACACGGCGAATGGGATGACTTGACGCTGCGAGCGGATGATCAGACGGCCGCGACGTCGCGCAACTGCCAGTTCGGTCCGATCAGGAGGAACAGGCGGTGGCGCAGCACGAAATGCGTCAGCGTCGTGACCACCTGCACCTCGGTGCGGAGGTCGTCGAGCTGGGCGCTGACGGTGGCGGCGGGATCGACCGGCGCCAGCGAGTCGTCGACTTCGTCGGGATCGGGCTGCCTGGCTTTCCAGCGCTGGAACAGGACCGGCTGGCGCAGCGCGGCCTGCAGGGCCTCGGCGAAGCTCTGCGGCGAAGAACCCTGGAACGACAGGTCGGGGTCCGGACCGCGCGCCTTGGCGAGGTTGGCGATCGTGATGAAATACCGTTGGGCTTGGCTCAAGGTGTGGCTCCATGCACGGCGGGGCGGTGACCCTCAATAATGCCGTGAATGCCGTGAAGGCGCCATCCATGCCGCAAGTCATGGCCGGTCAGGCCGGCGTCGATGGGCGCGAACGCAATCGCTCCGCCAGCGCCTCGCCGTCGCGCCAGGTCAGCGGCGGCCGTTTGCGGGCGAGCCGCAGCAGCCGGCGCGCGCGGCGTTGTTTGGCGACGAAGCGCAGCCAGCGCGGATTGAGTGGTTCGGTCGTGAAGGCGTGCAGCATCCGGCCGTCGCTGGCGAAGTGGCGGCCGAGCCGCATCGCCACGGCCTGCAAACTTGCGGCGGTGAAAAACCCGACGTGCTGGCCGGTTTCCGGTGCGTAGTAATGCCACTCGCCAAGACGGTTGTCGTGTTCCGGCAGCAATTCGGTGGAGAAGATCAGGATCGGCGCGCGTGCGGCGAGTTGTTCGAACACCGCCAGCGGATCGATCAGGTGTTCCATCACCTCGAAACAGGTCACGAGATCGAATGCCGCGTGCGGGTCGGCCTCGAAACCGAGCGCGAACAGGTTTTCGCAGTGCGGATCGCTCCAGCGGAAGTCGTGGCCGCGGTCGCGCATCAGCCGCACGAACAGGCCAGTGCCGGCGCCGTAATCCAGCGCCGTGCGCACGTCGCGGAAACGCCAGCGCAGCAGCGCATCCACCGCGTCCGCCAGCCACAGGTTGCGCACCACGATGCCGGTATCGAGCGCGGCGATGGCATGATCGGCGTAGGCTTCGTCCAGCCAGTGGGGGCTTTCCACGAACACGTAGCCGCACCTGGTGCAACGCAGATAGCGCGCGCGGTGGCGACTCAGCACCACCCCTTCACCGAAGGCTTCGGTGGGCGCGCCGCACAGCCTGCAGGTCATGGCGTGAAGTCGCGCAGCGCGTCGGCGGCATCGCGCAGGTTGGCCGCGGCCGACACCGGCGCCACGCCGTGCGGCAATACGCCGAGGCAGGGCGCCG encodes the following:
- a CDS encoding Kup system potassium uptake protein, encoding MSPLQWPHMEAEKPSEEASASAGKVGKPPLPMLALTALGVVFGDLATSPLYSLQTAFGDQGITPQRDNILGLLSLVLWALLLMVTGKYVCFVMRADNDGEGGMMALTALARGAVQRGRRVRWVVVMAGLLGVALFFGDSVITPAISVLSAVEGLHLAAPGLKHYVLPIAVVILIALFVLEKRGSALVGSLFGPVMGLWLLAIAALGVHAIIHHPEVFAAISPQYAVLYLLHNGFRGFASLGAVVLVLTGAEALYADIGHFGARPIRIAWLGLALPALVLNYFGQGALLLDQPQAAGNPFYHMVPHALLYPMIVLAACATVIASQAVISGTYSMVRQGIQLGFLPRARVLHTSSGVEGQIYMPTINVLLLIAVLGAALGFRSAQHLAGAYGIAVSGTMLLTSLLMLVVARCKWKWGLPRLIAFAAVFVVIDAAFVAANTLKIVDGGWFPLALAAVAMLLMTTWWRGRILLQAQIHAEGEKLDEFVARVRADPPPQRVQATAVFLTGDTRWVPQALLHNLRCNQVLHERNLILHVEGLDTPRAGEREACKLERLGGGFWRVEMRFGFAEEPDVPARLAKLGLDPTAEPDKLVYFLGRDEVVPDDKRKMMRWRKALFAYFVRNATPATTYFHIPPRQLVEIGARVEF
- a CDS encoding Sensory box transcriptional regulator, LuxR family produces the protein MNPPLTRTPVDRRQLQQIIAGLTDGVMLLDPDRSIVWVNEAAIAVHGCIRAEELGANATQYRKRFSLKYRNNHRLTAKQYPIERVLAGETFSDVLVEVARKGDADFHSTQQVRGMALTNANGEVESLALVIKDVTERFSAEERFERTFAANPAPAVICRLRDLRYIKTNPGFLTMTGYERDQVIDRRFRELDVLDHAENREEAIRSLRGWLTIPQQEAVIRQADGKQKFVIVAGQPIEVGDEQCMLFTFIDLEARKRAEMSLRESEERFSKAFRLAPVPMIVFALRDMRALTINDAFTAITGYAIADLQGRTVEDIGLSGDVAAMRALVARLNRREDIRNEELPVRTREGAIIDCLLSADTVMIQGEPCVLCVIQDITERKRSEMDLVSAIEAVMKDTSWFSHTVMEKLAQLRRPDGSGAKAELATLTPREKDVLGLICKGLSDAEIAAALKLSRNTVRNHVATLYGKIGVNRRSAAVVWGRERGMVSY
- a CDS encoding beta-galactosidase, giving the protein MGIMTSGQSKQRTGMGDQKRDGVPSPADGGMRRRDFLRLSVLAPLSALAACAEVTLPAPLARADIVPDGRPHRFQLAGRQFMLDATPFILRSGEMHPIRIPREYWRQRILMAKAMGLNTISLYVMWNALESEPGVFHLTTGRRDFARFIRICQEEGMWVYLRPGPYICGEWDFGGLPPYLLRHPHIRVRDKDDVDYMAAVRRYIAAIAPVVQPLMVENGGPILMLQIENEYASFGQDLAYLEVLRDLWRQHGIDGPFSISDGLDQVRKAHTYLPGAALGLDGDTDFTTAQDIAGEMPVWMGEGYPGWLTHWGDKDFARGDFAATLRKLLDEDRSFNLYVVHGGTNFGFGAGANAHGDYSHFQPVITSYDYGAPIDERGAATPDYYTFRAMLAAHAKRPLPDVPEPPPTVSFAPFTPTPFASLWDNLPRAKRVERPQGNELLFGQGHGMVVYRRRIRGGGKLAIDGVHDYALVFKGDCFVDYISRVEHPPQHSNPRIALSAGSVDATLEILVDSFGHVGYGHAMADRKGIVGEVRLGDKVLQGWDVFSLPLDDAWLATLKPLRSAPTRPGVFFKASLRLDQPGDCYLDMAGWDKGYVWINGHLLGRYWRIGPQQRLFCPASFWRHGDNEILVLDLHRTEPAPIGSVLTLSGTR
- a CDS encoding putative N-acetylglucosamine kinase, glucokinase-like, with protein sequence MKHENKIAFRGEDPVAMRQPQRHDRHGDATTLVLAADVGGTHARIGLLRARAGAQPPLEMLARHVYECAKWPGLGEILQDFLSHHPDRGHIARCALAVAGYLRDDELVSENLRWPVRISELRECLQLDRLDIVNDFEALACGTRFLSTQDSIAVIEAQGMAGPTVVVGPGTGLGCAVLLPNGDAPLVMPSEAGHVALAPGNDREIEVLRRLGRDRDYVHTGLVLSGPGLLNLYRALAEIEGAAATHAGPQQVSAAALQGDDPLACEALSMFCGMLGSFAGDLAIMFKADGGVYLAGGILPHISDFLLASEFRTRFLNKGVMREFLAAVPVRLIEHGQLGVFGAAAMEIEAAARAD